From the Lactuca sativa cultivar Salinas chromosome 9, Lsat_Salinas_v11, whole genome shotgun sequence genome, the window caaaatcatttttatttattagggtagatatcaTCAATATACAAATTACAAGTGTTGTATGTCAAGTATGGCTCAAACAAGTGATTATAAATATGTTAAAAGGATTACCTTAATTGACTGTGCACTAATTATAAAGGAAAGGTAGAGGAATTAAAAATTTAGAACACACTCATTTTGAGAAGATGGCTTCCGGTGTGACATCAACAAATGTGCATCGATCATTAAATAGATAAATACCAGCATATTCCATACTGATAAAGAGCACTTATTGATAAAGAACACTTGATATGTGTATTattctattattatttttttacttgggaaaatgacttaaaaaggtaatgaagtttaaaaaatgtacaaaaaataccattgttttatttttaatactCAAAATACCATTAAAGTATATTTTTTATACACAAAATACCAATGAAGTACACATGTGTTCAAATAAAACCTTGTGGGTAACCTACAATAGCCGGTAAAATGGTATcttgtgtacaaaaaaaaacaatggtctttttttgtatatttttgaaacttcgttacctttttaagtcattttccattCTTTGAATGTAATGGAAATTTAGCTACTTTTTATAAAGAACCCTCCACTTCACTTCGGCCACTATTGTTCTTCATCGCCACCCTCCACCGCTATGGCAAAACCCTTTTTCTTATTCTTCCTCCTAATCATCTGCCTACTTTCATCAACACCGGAATCTCGCTGGCCACCTCCATTTCTCGGCAAATCCCCACGGCTTCTCAAAACCCAAAACATTCTTGTTCAGCCGAAGTACACTTACGAGACACGATACTTTGATCAGACTCTTGATCATTTCAGCTTCAATGGTCTTCCCAAGTTCCAACAACATTATCTCATCAACTCCGATCACTGGGTGGGCGCAGGCCCTAATCGTTTGGGTCCAATCTTCCTTTATTGCGGCAACGAAGGCGACATCGAATGGTTCGCTGCCAACACCGACTTCGTTTGGGAACTCGCCCCTCGTTTTGGTGCCATGGTCATCTTCCCCGAAGTAAAAGCCCTAATCACTCTACTCTACATTAGTTTCTTCACTTGCAGACCTTTAATAATACAATTTTATCAAAAGCTGCGTGATTTGATCTAGCATCGATATTATGGTGAATCGATGCCATATGGAAGCCAGAAAGAGGCATACAAGAACGCTTCTACTTTAGCCTATCTAACAGCCGAACAAGCACTTGCTGATTACGCTCTTCTCATCACCGATTTGAAGAGAAATTTGTCAGCCGAAGCGTCACCTGTAATCTTGTTCGGCGGATCATACGGTGGAAGTAAGATCTTTtccaacaatttcaacaaaaattaaacaatCTCATCAAACAAGCACTAGCTGATTACACTCTTCTCATCCCATTTACCTGAAGTACCTGGTTACCACAATGTTTTAGTTGAACACATGTGTATTTTGTTGGTATTCTGTGTACAAATAATAACATTAATGATATTTTTTGTACTAAAAAAACAAcaatggtattttttgaacatTTGGAAACCGGATAACCTTTTTTGTACACTTTTTAAACTTGGTtacctttttaagtcattttccctttttactTATAGAAAAGTAAATCATAGGGTAGgtatctttcttttctttttaatgtaaaaaaattattgtttttcCTGTCTTTACCAAAGGAcattttcaaattaatatatatatatatatatatatatatatatatatatatatatatatatatatatatataaagagagaggtgggtttaattaagaaaataaaaaatgttaagaacgagggaatcattctcaatcactcatttaatctaagcataaaaagacacggtggcaaacttgaaaatatgttaataaccttcaatctcaaatacgtaactatagagaattcgataacagttcgttcatcatcaaaatttctcctccaaccttcaacgatcatccagatttcttcaactaaaccgtcatcaatgtcatccagtgttaatcaatcatcgatatttGTGGCCGGGATGTTTGCCGTTCAAGACAGATTCGCAacccaaattcatcaatttcatcgATTTCTTTGTTGAATACTCCGAATGTTCGTAGCTTGCAAGCATTTGTTAAAGTTCATAACGGATTTGGAATTGGAATTTCCCAGATTCGCAAACGAAATCAGTTGGAATCGGAATTTCTTCGCTATTCATGAAATTGGAATCAGAGTTTTGGACTCGCAGTCACAGTCGACATTGAAGGACTCAGAATCGGTACTCACAGGTTCCCGATCGGATTtttggaaatcaaaatcaaaataagaAATCAATCAGACATAGGATGTCAcatctgaagtcgaaatcggaagtatatgatgatttggaattgataacttgatgtttttaacatttttaaaatagttaacttgtatgcactccaactgtttgatgaaatgcataaactaaattcccacgttatattcacatatgaatatgttttctcacctgaatcagtatatgattattaaaaacacaaaataaatatgcaagtctgtatgttattcatatgtgaataacatataaaaattatatatatttgtgaaaataccttctaatattcataagtgaatataccttgtaatattcatatgtgaatatattgtgtaatattcataagtgaattaatcatctaatattcacaagtgaatatactatgtaatatttacatgtaatataccatgtaatactatgtaatattcacatatgaaaatatcatttaatattcataagtgaatatatcatctaatattcacaagtgaatgcatcATCCAATATtttaatatgaatatactatgtttattatatactatattcatatatgaatgatacttcaattgtaaaaaaaaaaaataatcatactttttattcttaagtgaataacgaatgtactgtaataaaacctgatgcatttttattcacttatgaataacgatagctaaaaatataaaaaaaaaattattttatcttaaaattatatcaatatggatgtctatttgtaaaataatgaattttggtatatttaaaatcatttttccgataaaaatagcttcgtaaaaattaaaaaaaaaaacaaaaaaactatgtttttgtatatattaaggtaatgattagcatagtttaaggaaatatgttttgttggaaaacacatttCTATTCATTTTCCATTTCCGCTGGTACGACGGAGGCTTTTgtagcaaaaataaatgagtgactgagaatcattcccccattctcaacaattttttttctcaattgaaccctcccatatatatatatatataatattgatgaattttggccataagaacatcctatgtgctcatgcaaaccctaatgcttggatctaggtttctctattgtacatgcaattcatccaagactttaaaccctagatctagcatacaattaatcatattaacttatgaatggggtttagatcttaccttgattgttatgtagcaataacaatctcaaatcctccttgtaatgactttagaaagctcaGAGTCACAAgtgccactcctctaatggcttacaaacaccaagagcaagaggatggagAATAAGGAGAGGGGAGGCTACCCAAATCGTCcaaaaaccctagtggaactcttagccacgtttttggggcttaagggtactatatatacatgtaggctattagggttttaaactaggaaaccctaatctgactgcttaagccctaagcagcccacaGATTCCTTTGGGATATccgttggacgatttctaatgggcttccccatagaattcgtccaaattatatattattaagtaatccatagcccaaatgcaattatcttataattacagttccagtcacttaagtttaattaatctcttttagccacaaaattaattatcaattaattcttgactaatattaattaaacaatatgatttctcctttaatatattattctcataatatattaataaatcataattaatcctctctctccataattcaccctatcaagttgctttggtgaaggcaacccaaaaggaccatgaaccatcgggtcaagtacataccaaaatagttatggactagacactaatccaacagtctcccacttggataagtctaataactattctgcgtatgacttcagatcctgatctgcaatcatagatttccaaagccgctgtcaactctgatcttatcagaagcatgtcctttagataagggatcgtatattcctcaattctagatatcgtatagactgagacatggatttaaatcattctctctatactgtttcccgacttttgatttatgaagactgacaacagactacaattgattacatcaaattagtctcggtTTGGCCATGCACTtatgtgccatcactaaatcatcgaggggaccaaagatatcgtttttatcctaccttggataaaaggaacggataaacttcgactcaatgctcgcttgcactcacttactgaatcacacacaacaatat encodes:
- the LOC111892854 gene encoding uncharacterized protein LOC111892854 → MAKPFFLFFLLIICLLSSTPESRWPPPFLGKSPRLLKTQNILVQPKYTYETRYFDQTLDHFSFNGLPKFQQHYLINSDHWVGAGPNRLGPIFLYCGNEGDIEWFAANTDFVWELAPRFGAMVIFPEHRYYGESMPYGSQKEAYKNASTLAYLTAEQALADYALLITDLKRNLSAEASPVILFGGSYGGSKIFSNNFNKN